One window from the genome of Caloranaerobacter sp. TR13 encodes:
- the ablA gene encoding lysine 2,3-aminomutase yields the protein MVNFRDIELWKNVTDEEWNDWRWQVKNRITDVEDLKKIINLTEEEEKDIRETLEKFRMGITPYYASLMDKDDPNCPVRMQAVPTIMETHTSSADMLDPLHEDTDSPVPGLTHRYPDRVLLLITDQCSMYCRHCTRRRFAGHQDAAMPMDRIEAAIEYIKKTPQVRDVLLSGGDALLVSDERLEAIIKKLREIPHVEVIRIGSRTPVVLPQRITDDLVNMLKKYHPIWLNTHFNHPKEITEESRKAIERLANAGIPLGNQSVLLRGVNDCVHVMRKLVHELVKIRVRPYYIYQCDLSMGIEHFRTSVSKGIEIIEGLRGHTSGYAVPTFVVDAPGGGGKIPVMPNYVVSMSPNKVILRNFEGVITTYTEPEDYKSGCNCPVCRGEKEHKLTGVAGLLQGNDIALEPTKLERRERAENRE from the coding sequence ATGGTAAATTTCAGAGATATAGAACTTTGGAAAAATGTAACAGATGAAGAATGGAACGATTGGAGATGGCAGGTAAAAAATAGAATTACAGATGTAGAAGACCTTAAGAAAATTATAAACTTAACAGAAGAGGAAGAAAAAGATATAAGAGAAACATTAGAAAAGTTTAGAATGGGTATAACGCCTTACTACGCTTCACTTATGGATAAAGATGATCCTAATTGTCCTGTTAGAATGCAAGCAGTACCTACAATAATGGAAACTCATACGAGCTCAGCAGATATGTTAGATCCATTACATGAAGATACAGATTCACCAGTTCCAGGGTTAACTCACAGATATCCTGATAGAGTACTTTTACTTATAACAGATCAGTGTTCTATGTATTGCAGACATTGTACAAGAAGGAGATTTGCAGGACATCAAGATGCAGCAATGCCAATGGATAGAATTGAAGCAGCTATTGAATATATTAAAAAAACACCACAAGTAAGAGATGTTCTTTTATCAGGTGGAGATGCTTTGTTAGTGTCAGATGAAAGATTAGAGGCTATTATCAAAAAGTTAAGAGAAATACCTCATGTTGAAGTAATACGTATTGGTTCACGTACTCCTGTTGTATTACCACAGAGAATTACAGATGACCTAGTTAATATGCTTAAAAAATATCATCCAATTTGGTTAAATACACATTTCAACCATCCAAAGGAAATTACAGAGGAGTCAAGGAAAGCTATAGAAAGATTAGCTAATGCTGGAATACCATTAGGTAACCAATCAGTATTACTAAGAGGTGTAAATGACTGCGTACATGTAATGAGAAAGTTAGTTCATGAATTGGTTAAAATTAGAGTAAGACCTTATTATATATATCAGTGTGACCTTTCTATGGGTATAGAGCACTTTAGAACTTCAGTATCAAAAGGTATAGAAATTATCGAAGGTTTAAGAGGACATACTTCAGGTTATGCTGTACCTACATTTGTTGTAGATGCTCCTGGTGGCGGTGGGAAAATACCTGTAATGCCTAACTATGTAGTATCTATGTCTCCTAATAAGGTGATTTTAAGAAACTTTGAAGGAGTTATAACAACTTATACTGAGCCTGAGGATTATAAATCTGGATGTAATTGCCCTGTATGTAGAGGAGAAAAAGAGCATAAACTTACAGGTGTAGCTGGACTTTTACAAGGCAATGATATAGCACTTGAACCAACTAAGTTAGAGAGAAGAGAAAGAGCGGAAAATAGGGAATAG
- a CDS encoding zinc-binding dehydrogenase: MKKGCPYGTHRVIEPKGVLPQPALKIDNNMEIYDNEILIDVQTLNIDSASFTQIKEEAGGSLEKIKEIMMNIVNTRGKHQNPVTGSGGMLIGTVEKIGPALEGKTNLKVGDKIATLVSLSLTPLRIDEILEVRKDIDQVDIKGKAILFESGIYAVIPNDIPENLALSVLDVAGAPAQTAKLVKPGDTVLVIGGAGKSGMLCLYEAKKRVGVTGKVICLGHSQKSIERVKQAGLADYYIQADATNATQVMEKIKEVTNGEMVDITINCVNVPNTEMASILATKDDGLIYFFSMATSFTKAALGAEGVGKDVTMIIGNGYTKGHAEIALQIMRESEALRKIYEELYA; this comes from the coding sequence ATGAAAAAAGGATGTCCATACGGAACTCACAGAGTAATTGAACCTAAGGGGGTATTACCTCAACCTGCATTGAAAATTGACAACAATATGGAAATTTACGATAACGAAATATTAATTGATGTACAAACATTAAACATAGACTCTGCAAGCTTTACACAAATTAAGGAAGAAGCGGGTGGTAGTTTAGAAAAAATTAAAGAAATAATGATGAATATAGTTAATACAAGAGGTAAACATCAAAACCCTGTAACAGGTTCTGGCGGTATGTTAATCGGTACAGTTGAAAAAATAGGACCAGCTCTAGAAGGAAAGACAAATCTTAAAGTTGGAGATAAGATAGCTACATTAGTATCATTATCATTAACTCCATTAAGAATAGATGAAATACTAGAAGTAAGAAAAGATATCGACCAAGTAGATATAAAAGGAAAAGCAATACTATTTGAAAGTGGTATTTATGCTGTAATACCAAATGATATACCAGAAAATCTTGCATTATCTGTATTAGATGTTGCTGGTGCACCAGCTCAAACTGCAAAATTAGTTAAGCCTGGGGATACAGTATTAGTTATAGGTGGAGCAGGTAAATCTGGCATGTTGTGTTTATATGAAGCAAAGAAAAGAGTTGGAGTAACAGGAAAAGTAATTTGTCTAGGACATAGTCAAAAGAGCATAGAAAGAGTAAAACAGGCAGGGTTAGCAGACTACTATATTCAAGCAGATGCAACTAACGCTACCCAAGTTATGGAAAAGATTAAAGAAGTTACAAATGGAGAAATGGTTGATATAACTATAAATTGTGTAAACGTTCCTAACACTGAAATGGCAAGTATATTAGCGACAAAAGATGATGGTTTAATCTATTTCTTTAGTATGGCTACTAGTTTTACTAAAGCAGCATTAGGAGCAGAAGGGGTAGGAAAAGATGTAACTATGATTATAGGAAATGGATATACAAAAGGTCATGCAGAAATTGCTTTACAAATAATGAGAGAAAGCGAAGCTTTAAGAAAAATATACGAAGAGTTATATGCGTAA
- a CDS encoding sigma-54-dependent Fis family transcriptional regulator, with translation MRKLFFRENIFEILDYLDEGIHIIDSRGNIVYYNKAAQRLDEIERDKAIGRHILEIYPSLTYETSTLLKVIKTGQPIFNVEQTFVNYKGDKITTINTSLPIKANGKIIGALEISKDITQVKRLSEKIVDLQKELFKGEGRKSNKNKQTAKYTFVDIIGTSEKMLRLKTLALKASLVSSPVLIYGKTGTGKELFVQSIHNASSRKNKPFIAQNCAALPSGLLESILFGTVKGSFTGAEDRPGLFELANGGTLFLDEINSMPLDLQAKLLRVIQDGSIRRVGAVKTIDVDVRIIAAINVSPEEAIEKKQIRRDLYYRLNVITLSLPELKERVEDIPLLVEHFINKFNRTLGRNVKGVSKDVMNSFLKYYWPGNVRELEHVIEGIMTLHDIEEIQLEYLPKPLKETIKKPTNIKPLRETLEETEKNIIYEALKMTDWNITKTSELIGIPRQTLQYKMKKYGLKK, from the coding sequence GTGAGAAAGCTTTTTTTTAGAGAAAACATTTTTGAAATACTAGATTATCTAGATGAGGGCATTCATATTATAGATAGTAGAGGCAATATTGTTTATTATAATAAAGCAGCACAAAGACTAGATGAAATAGAAAGAGATAAAGCTATTGGAAGGCATATATTAGAAATATATCCTTCACTGACTTATGAGACTAGTACACTTTTAAAGGTAATTAAGACTGGACAGCCTATATTTAATGTTGAGCAAACTTTTGTAAATTATAAAGGTGATAAGATTACTACAATTAATACATCCTTGCCAATAAAGGCAAATGGTAAAATAATTGGAGCATTGGAAATATCTAAAGATATTACTCAAGTTAAAAGATTATCTGAGAAAATTGTAGATCTTCAGAAGGAACTTTTTAAGGGTGAAGGAAGAAAGTCTAATAAAAATAAACAAACAGCTAAATATACTTTTGTAGATATAATTGGTACAAGTGAGAAAATGCTAAGACTTAAAACTTTAGCTTTAAAGGCTTCTTTGGTATCATCTCCAGTTTTGATATATGGTAAAACAGGAACAGGAAAGGAACTTTTTGTTCAGTCGATTCATAATGCAAGTTCTAGAAAAAATAAGCCTTTTATTGCTCAAAATTGTGCAGCATTACCATCTGGTCTGCTAGAAAGTATATTGTTTGGAACTGTCAAAGGTAGCTTTACTGGCGCAGAGGATAGACCAGGACTATTTGAACTTGCAAATGGTGGAACACTTTTTTTGGATGAAATTAATTCGATGCCTTTAGATTTACAGGCAAAGCTTCTTAGAGTGATACAAGATGGGAGCATAAGAAGAGTGGGGGCAGTAAAGACAATTGATGTAGATGTTAGAATTATTGCTGCTATTAATGTCTCTCCTGAAGAAGCTATTGAAAAGAAACAAATAAGAAGAGATTTATATTATAGACTTAATGTAATTACATTAAGTCTTCCTGAACTTAAAGAGAGGGTAGAGGATATTCCTTTATTAGTAGAGCATTTTATAAATAAATTTAATAGAACTTTAGGAAGAAATGTTAAAGGTGTTTCAAAGGACGTTATGAATTCATTTTTGAAATATTATTGGCCGGGAAATGTTAGAGAACTTGAACATGTTATAGAAGGTATAATGACTCTTCATGATATAGAAGAAATACAGCTTGAATATTTGCCAAAGCCTCTTAAGGAAACTATAAAAAAACCAACCAATATAAAACCTTTAAGAGAAACACTTGAGGAAACAGAGAAAAATATAATATATGAGGCTCTTAAGATGACAGATTGGAATATAACTAAGACATCTGAGCTAATTGGAATACCTAGGCAGACATTGCAGTATAAGATGAAGAAATATGGATTAAAAAAATAA
- a CDS encoding DUF1427 family protein, whose amino-acid sequence MDIMLIIKATLAGTVLGAIFKKFKLPLPAPPVLAGVIGVLGVVFGGMIADKIF is encoded by the coding sequence ATGGATATAATGTTAATTATAAAAGCTACATTAGCAGGAACAGTTTTAGGTGCTATCTTTAAGAAGTTTAAATTACCTCTTCCTGCACCACCAGTTTTAGCTGGAGTTATAGGTGTGTTAGGGGTAGTATTTGGTGGAATGATAGCAGACAAAATATTCTAA
- a CDS encoding XapX domain-containing protein, giving the protein MSKFKIKEIALSLATGMLVGVVFKVLKFPLPAPPNIPAFMGIFGVWLGATLVKN; this is encoded by the coding sequence ATGTCAAAATTTAAAATAAAGGAAATAGCCTTATCATTAGCTACAGGAATGCTAGTAGGTGTTGTATTTAAGGTTTTAAAATTCCCTTTACCTGCTCCACCTAATATACCTGCATTTATGGGTATATTTGGAGTTTGGTTAGGTGCAACTTTAGTAAAAAATTAG
- a CDS encoding DALR anticodon-binding domain-containing protein gives MKKINDIIDSFKINIIKTLKEENLDFNIDFDVTIPEDPNFGDLSTNVSLKLSSYLKKSPREIAEIIAKRLDKSLLCVNKIEVAGPGFINFYLDDTWIIKIGDMILRNGVDILKKDKSQSYLLHLILDDLSNQNDINRARIYAYALLNILRLKGNTVHLINTIKNDRLIDLGTFNHIINIFPYGHLKNLCYNTKGEIIEVGNISLQNGKKRFNENIKGLIGEKRFSFWALSKTTKRNISIPLDLAVINTIDNPYFFVSYVYERANNINSILEREGYRIDNNLKDMSFNLVEGKKLIFQILDLEKVMEEAIRFKEPYKLFSYLYNFCSDFYEYNNKLFIRQFERNEILGNMYILNVIKVFVSEILNVLTVKVFDM, from the coding sequence ATGAAAAAAATAAACGATATAATAGATTCGTTTAAAATTAATATAATTAAAACTTTAAAAGAAGAAAATTTGGATTTTAATATAGATTTTGATGTTACAATTCCTGAAGATCCAAACTTTGGGGACTTATCAACCAATGTATCATTAAAATTAAGTTCATATTTAAAAAAATCTCCTAGAGAAATAGCCGAAATTATTGCAAAAAGACTTGATAAAAGCTTATTGTGTGTAAATAAAATTGAAGTTGCAGGACCAGGTTTTATAAATTTTTATTTAGATGATACTTGGATAATTAAAATTGGCGATATGATACTAAGAAATGGTGTAGATATATTAAAAAAAGATAAGAGCCAAAGTTATTTATTACATCTAATATTAGATGATCTATCAAATCAAAATGACATTAATAGAGCTAGGATTTATGCATATGCACTTTTGAATATTCTAAGATTAAAAGGCAATACAGTTCACCTAATCAATACAATCAAAAATGATAGATTAATAGATTTGGGAACTTTTAACCATATAATTAATATATTTCCTTATGGACATTTGAAAAATTTATGTTATAATACTAAAGGTGAAATTATTGAGGTTGGTAATATCTCACTACAAAATGGGAAAAAGAGGTTTAATGAAAACATTAAAGGTTTAATAGGTGAAAAGAGATTTAGTTTTTGGGCGCTGTCTAAAACTACCAAGAGAAATATAAGTATTCCTCTAGATTTAGCTGTTATTAACACTATAGATAACCCTTATTTTTTTGTTAGCTATGTTTATGAAAGAGCTAATAATATAAATTCTATATTAGAAAGAGAAGGTTATAGGATAGATAATAATTTAAAAGATATGTCTTTTAACTTGGTTGAAGGAAAAAAATTAATATTTCAGATCTTAGATTTAGAAAAGGTAATGGAAGAAGCTATAAGGTTTAAAGAACCATATAAGCTTTTTAGTTACCTTTATAATTTTTGTAGTGATTTCTATGAATACAACAATAAACTCTTTATTAGACAGTTTGAGAGAAATGAGATTTTAGGTAATATGTATATACTCAATGTTATAAAAGTTTTTGTTTCTGAAATATTAAATGTTTTAACAGTTAAGGTATTTGATATGTAA
- a CDS encoding DUF1934 domain-containing protein — protein sequence MKDVVLKIKGIQKNLDGEDNTIELITEGKFYKKKGSYYLVYEETEISGMEGATTTLKIQDDKVLMKRFGTSNSKLIFEKGKKHKTAYHTQYGDFDMEVTTNKIEIDISDLGKGSIKLSYKLVISNTVESNNQLTIDIS from the coding sequence ATGAAGGACGTAGTATTAAAAATAAAAGGGATACAAAAGAATTTAGATGGTGAAGATAACACGATAGAATTGATAACAGAAGGCAAATTCTATAAGAAGAAGGGATCATATTACTTAGTGTATGAGGAAACAGAAATTTCTGGTATGGAAGGGGCTACAACAACTTTAAAAATACAGGATGATAAGGTGCTTATGAAGAGATTTGGAACTAGCAATTCAAAATTAATATTTGAAAAGGGTAAAAAACATAAAACAGCTTATCATACACAATATGGAGATTTTGATATGGAAGTTACGACAAATAAAATTGAAATTGATATTTCAGATTTAGGTAAAGGAAGTATTAAATTATCATATAAACTAGTTATTTCAAATACAGTAGAGAGTAATAATCAATTAACTATAGATATTAGTTAG
- the murI gene encoding glutamate racemase, translating into MDNRPIGVFDSGIGGLTVLKEIMEQLPNEDIIYFGDTARIPYGTRSKETVIKYSFQCIKFLLSKNIKAIVIACNTASAIALESAREKFDVPIIGVIEPGAKAAISATRNNKIGVIGTSGTINSEAYQTLIRNMDKSSEVIGVACPLFVQIVEEGWEDTDVAMLAAEKYLMELKEHNIDTLVLGCTHYPILRYTLSKVMGKEVSLVNPAFETAKTVKEMLISNDMLKDSTDKPKYKFYVSDDPEKFRRIGGNFLRREIQSIEKVNIENL; encoded by the coding sequence ATGGATAACAGGCCTATAGGGGTTTTTGATTCAGGTATAGGAGGACTTACAGTTTTAAAGGAAATTATGGAACAGCTTCCAAATGAAGATATAATATATTTTGGAGACACTGCAAGAATACCTTATGGAACTAGATCTAAAGAAACAGTAATAAAATATTCATTTCAGTGTATAAAATTTCTTTTGAGTAAGAATATAAAGGCTATAGTAATAGCGTGTAATACAGCTAGTGCGATAGCATTAGAATCTGCAAGGGAAAAATTTGATGTACCAATTATTGGAGTGATTGAGCCTGGAGCTAAAGCGGCAATATCTGCAACAAGAAACAATAAAATAGGAGTAATAGGTACTTCCGGTACTATAAATAGTGAAGCTTATCAGACTTTAATTAGAAATATGGATAAATCGAGTGAGGTAATAGGGGTTGCTTGTCCATTATTTGTGCAAATAGTAGAAGAAGGCTGGGAAGATACAGATGTTGCTATGTTAGCAGCTGAGAAATATCTAATGGAATTGAAGGAACATAATATAGATACCTTAGTATTAGGATGTACGCATTATCCAATATTGAGATATACATTAAGCAAGGTTATGGGTAAAGAAGTTTCTTTAGTTAATCCAGCGTTTGAAACAGCCAAGACTGTTAAAGAAATGCTGATTTCAAATGATATGTTAAAGGATTCTACAGATAAACCAAAGTATAAGTTTTATGTTAGTGATGATCCAGAAAAGTTTAGAAGAATAGGTGGCAATTTCTTGAGAAGAGAAATTCAGTCTATAGAGAAGGTCAACATAGAAAATCTTTAG
- a CDS encoding small, acid-soluble spore protein, alpha/beta type, with protein MAKKGLMSSKLKEEISKQLGLYDIVKKEGWGAVSSRDCGNIVRKAIEIAEKNMVQGV; from the coding sequence ATGGCTAAAAAAGGTTTGATGTCAAGTAAATTAAAAGAGGAAATTTCAAAACAGTTAGGATTATATGATATAGTAAAAAAAGAAGGATGGGGAGCAGTATCTTCAAGGGATTGTGGTAATATAGTGAGGAAGGCTATAGAGATAGCAGAGAAAAATATGGTGCAGGGAGTTTAA
- the ypeB gene encoding germination protein YpeB has product MKNRRWFLPGILALAFIVVLVWGFVQYETKNDYKQMLNNEYQRLFYDMKDNVENVQVNLSKVLLAESKDLNILLLSQIWQNALTAQEKLSQMPVSHKDLSKTEKFLNQAADYCYSLIQAYLDGKPITSKQRHALFALQDNASYLADELSNLHNKIMKGRLNFNLVRRREDRQLDKANENIMDARLTKFEEKITNNYPELIYDGPFSDQVLNVKPRGLGGKVVSVSEAKDIAKKFIGVKKVRKITKFEEGKKSNAANISAYTFSISPENASKERAIYISVSKKGGKVIWMMNPRPVDRKKLSVNDALKYAKKFLEEKGYKGMEPNYSLKFDGVVLFNFAYKDNNVTVYADNIKVKVALDNGEIVGFDAAAYLKSHYDRDLPKPKLTEEQARDKVKLDFDIENVRLALIPKNGIKEVLCYEFKGKYKGSNFIVYINAETGKEEKILKVIRDENGILMI; this is encoded by the coding sequence TTGAAAAATAGAAGATGGTTTTTACCAGGGATATTAGCTTTGGCTTTTATAGTTGTTCTAGTATGGGGATTCGTTCAATATGAAACAAAGAATGACTATAAGCAGATGTTGAATAACGAATATCAGAGGCTTTTTTATGATATGAAAGACAATGTCGAGAATGTACAAGTAAACTTGTCTAAAGTTCTTTTAGCAGAATCAAAAGATTTAAATATTTTACTTTTATCACAAATTTGGCAGAATGCTTTAACAGCACAAGAAAAACTTTCACAAATGCCTGTAAGTCATAAAGATTTAAGTAAAACAGAAAAATTTCTTAATCAAGCAGCTGATTATTGTTATTCTTTAATACAGGCTTATTTAGACGGAAAGCCAATTACAAGTAAACAAAGACATGCACTATTTGCACTTCAAGATAATGCTAGTTATTTAGCAGATGAATTATCGAACCTACATAATAAGATTATGAAGGGGCGTTTAAATTTTAATTTAGTGAGAAGACGTGAAGATAGACAATTAGATAAGGCAAATGAAAATATTATGGATGCAAGATTAACCAAATTTGAAGAGAAGATTACAAACAATTACCCAGAATTGATATACGATGGACCTTTTTCTGACCAAGTTCTTAATGTAAAACCAAGAGGTTTAGGAGGAAAGGTTGTAAGTGTCAGCGAAGCAAAAGATATAGCAAAAAAATTTATAGGTGTTAAAAAAGTAAGGAAAATAACTAAGTTTGAAGAAGGAAAGAAGAGCAATGCAGCAAATATAAGTGCATATACATTTAGTATATCTCCAGAAAATGCGAGTAAGGAAAGAGCTATTTATATAAGTGTAAGTAAAAAGGGTGGTAAAGTAATATGGATGATGAATCCTAGGCCTGTAGATAGAAAAAAACTTTCTGTTAATGATGCATTAAAATATGCTAAAAAGTTTTTAGAAGAAAAAGGTTATAAGGGCATGGAACCTAACTACTCATTAAAATTTGATGGAGTCGTATTATTTAATTTTGCATATAAAGACAATAATGTTACGGTATATGCAGATAACATAAAAGTAAAGGTAGCATTAGACAATGGAGAGATAGTAGGATTTGATGCAGCTGCATATCTAAAAAGCCATTACGATAGAGATTTACCAAAGCCTAAACTTACAGAAGAGCAAGCGAGAGACAAGGTAAAACTAGATTTTGATATTGAAAATGTAAGACTAGCGTTAATACCAAAGAATGGAATAAAAGAAGTTTTATGCTATGAGTTTAAAGGTAAGTATAAGGGTTCTAACTTCATAGTATATATAAATGCTGAAACAGGTAAAGAAGAAAAAATACTTAAAGTAATAAGAGATGAAAATGGAATTTTGATGATTTAA
- the sleB gene encoding spore cortex-lytic enzyme: MKKLVLLLSIFTLIFFSVYTSYIDTSVMSDYKAYAITRVLYWGSRGSDVKQVQSRLLKWGYYTGRVDGIYGAGTYRAVRRFQRKNGLKVDGVVGPRTAAALGISFKRATRGAARKVTRDDNVYLLARAVHGEARGEPYIGKVAVAAVILNRVEHPSFPNTIASVIYQPGAFTAVSDGQINLTPDKDSIRAARDAMNGWDPSYGSLYYWNPATATSRWIWSRKVIVKIGKHWFGK; the protein is encoded by the coding sequence TTGAAAAAATTAGTTTTGCTATTGAGTATATTTACGTTGATATTTTTTTCTGTATATACATCCTATATCGATACAAGTGTTATGTCAGATTATAAAGCTTATGCGATAACTAGAGTTTTATATTGGGGTTCTAGGGGAAGTGACGTAAAACAAGTTCAATCTAGATTACTTAAATGGGGTTATTATACGGGAAGAGTAGATGGTATATATGGTGCTGGAACGTATAGAGCAGTTCGTAGATTTCAAAGAAAAAATGGTCTAAAGGTAGATGGTGTTGTAGGACCTCGAACAGCTGCTGCACTTGGTATTAGTTTTAAGCGTGCTACTAGAGGTGCAGCTAGAAAAGTAACAAGAGATGATAATGTATATCTATTAGCAAGAGCCGTACATGGCGAAGCAAGAGGAGAGCCTTATATAGGCAAAGTGGCAGTTGCTGCAGTAATATTAAATAGGGTTGAACATCCATCTTTTCCAAATACTATAGCGAGTGTTATCTATCAACCTGGAGCTTTTACAGCTGTTAGTGATGGGCAGATAAATTTAACACCAGATAAGGATTCAATACGAGCTGCAAGAGATGCTATGAATGGTTGGGACCCATCATATGGTAGCCTTTATTATTGGAATCCTGCTACAGCTACAAGTAGATGGATATGGTCTAGAAAAGTTATAGTAAAAATTGGTAAACATTGGTTTGGCAAATAG
- the spoIIR gene encoding stage II sporulation protein R, which translates to MVRYKKILSFALIFILLIVSGIFFLSDVYKNRESYRNKLIRFHVIANSDSPEDQQLKLKVRDAIINEMNSKFGKVSSLDESKKIILDNLDKIEYIAEKQIKKLGKNYDVSVQFGEYDFPTKSYGNFTLPAGKYQAVRVVIGEGKGKNWWCVMFPPLCFIDITHGITNNKIKQELKGVLTEEEYNMIINANNEREVPLKLKFKVVELLEKSKLRLAKMLVGLGTGY; encoded by the coding sequence ATGGTGCGTTATAAAAAAATATTATCTTTTGCATTAATATTTATATTGCTTATTGTTAGTGGTATATTTTTTTTAAGTGATGTATATAAAAATAGAGAAAGCTATAGAAATAAATTAATACGTTTCCATGTAATAGCTAATAGTGATTCTCCAGAAGACCAGCAATTAAAACTTAAAGTTAGAGATGCAATAATTAATGAAATGAATTCAAAATTTGGAAAAGTATCTTCATTAGATGAAAGCAAAAAAATTATTTTAGACAATTTAGATAAAATTGAGTACATAGCAGAAAAGCAGATTAAAAAATTAGGTAAGAATTATGATGTAAGTGTGCAATTTGGAGAGTATGATTTTCCTACAAAATCATATGGCAACTTCACTTTACCAGCAGGCAAATATCAAGCTGTTAGAGTTGTAATAGGAGAAGGTAAAGGTAAAAATTGGTGGTGCGTTATGTTTCCGCCATTATGCTTTATCGATATTACTCATGGAATCACAAATAACAAAATAAAACAAGAGTTAAAAGGAGTATTAACAGAAGAAGAATATAACATGATAATAAATGCTAATAATGAACGAGAAGTACCTTTGAAACTTAAATTTAAAGTAGTTGAGCTTCTTGAAAAGAGTAAATTAAGACTTGCAAAGATGCTTGTAGGGCTGGGTACTGGGTACTAG
- a CDS encoding Ger(x)C family spore germination protein: MVKLKKIIIIFMCIILLTGCWDKVEINDRAFISAIGVDVHGDGGELEKKESGYNKFTITFVFPNVKAIRKGGGGEKPRFILSSMGQNIFHVSNALTTRSNKTMFFGHTKAIIIGEKVARDSDTFKQIFDELERTHEIGRKVGVFISQGEAKEVIEIEPSLEPVTGTYLTGLSKAKEKSSRFTPKTIGDILPSLHDCKCALIPRIVPTKNEIKVAGAAVIRDYRLVGWLGEIENRSVMFITDEVTSEDIDLINDNAIISYSVTDSVAKKTGKIENGQIVVNINVSMEGVLQQYKLKTSKDVLDDKLLRKLEGMIENKVKNEIEGTIKKIQKEFKADVIGIGDYLSKFKPDIWDKVKDDWDDVFPEVNIKVNVKAKIRRIGMNK, from the coding sequence ATGGTTAAACTAAAAAAAATAATTATTATTTTTATGTGTATTATATTATTGACAGGATGTTGGGACAAAGTTGAAATAAATGACAGAGCTTTTATTTCAGCAATAGGAGTAGATGTGCATGGAGATGGAGGAGAGCTTGAGAAAAAAGAAAGTGGATATAATAAATTCACCATAACTTTTGTTTTTCCCAATGTTAAGGCAATTAGAAAAGGTGGTGGCGGTGAAAAACCAAGATTTATTTTAAGTAGTATGGGACAAAATATATTTCATGTTTCTAATGCACTGACAACAAGATCTAATAAAACAATGTTTTTTGGACATACTAAGGCAATAATTATTGGAGAAAAAGTTGCTAGGGATAGTGATACATTTAAACAGATATTTGATGAGCTTGAGAGAACTCATGAAATCGGCAGAAAAGTAGGTGTTTTTATATCTCAAGGAGAAGCAAAAGAGGTTATAGAAATAGAGCCAAGTTTAGAGCCAGTTACAGGAACATATCTGACAGGTTTATCTAAAGCAAAAGAAAAGAGCTCTAGATTTACTCCAAAAACTATTGGAGATATCTTACCTAGTTTACATGATTGTAAGTGTGCTTTAATACCAAGAATAGTACCTACTAAAAATGAGATAAAAGTTGCAGGAGCTGCTGTTATTAGAGATTATAGGCTTGTAGGGTGGCTTGGTGAAATAGAAAACAGAAGTGTAATGTTTATAACTGATGAAGTTACTTCTGAAGATATAGATTTAATAAATGATAATGCTATAATATCATACTCTGTTACGGATTCAGTAGCTAAAAAGACTGGCAAGATAGAGAATGGACAAATAGTAGTGAATATAAATGTGAGTATGGAAGGTGTACTACAACAATACAAGCTTAAAACTTCTAAAGATGTTTTAGATGATAAATTATTAAGAAAATTGGAAGGAATGATTGAAAATAAGGTAAAAAATGAAATCGAGGGTACTATAAAAAAAATACAGAAAGAATTTAAGGCAGATGTAATTGGAATTGGAGATTATTTAAGCAAATTTAAGCCAGATATTTGGGATAAAGTTAAAGATGATTGGGATGATGTATTCCCAGAAGTAAATATAAAAGTTAATGTAAAGGCTAAGATAAGAAGAATTGGAATGAATAAGTAA